From Curtobacterium sp. SGAir0471, the proteins below share one genomic window:
- a CDS encoding DivIVA domain-containing protein yields MATTFPSADRKSLGYDVDEVERFLEDARRAYTAGDTAPGIEAAKIRATAFSMRKGGYSTAHVDAALERLEDAFAAREREREIAAAGQKAWYAEARTKASDVVARLERPAGQRFARTSPLGTGYHPKDVDAFAERLAGYFRDGKPLSLTEVRSVVFRPKHGGYREAQVDALLDAVVEVMLAVR; encoded by the coding sequence GTGGCCACCACCTTCCCCTCCGCAGACCGCAAGTCCCTCGGGTACGACGTCGACGAGGTCGAGCGGTTCCTCGAGGACGCGCGTCGTGCCTACACCGCGGGCGACACCGCGCCGGGCATCGAGGCTGCGAAGATCCGCGCGACCGCGTTCTCGATGCGCAAGGGCGGCTACTCCACGGCGCACGTCGACGCGGCGCTCGAACGGCTCGAGGACGCCTTCGCCGCCCGGGAGCGTGAGCGGGAGATCGCCGCCGCGGGGCAGAAGGCCTGGTACGCCGAGGCCCGCACCAAGGCCTCGGACGTCGTCGCACGGCTCGAACGCCCGGCCGGGCAGCGGTTCGCCCGCACGAGCCCGCTCGGCACCGGCTACCACCCGAAGGACGTCGACGCCTTCGCGGAGCGGCTCGCCGGCTACTTCCGCGACGGCAAGCCCCTGAGCCTGACCGAGGTCCGGTCGGTGGTGTTCCGGCCGAAGCACGGCGGCTACCGCGAGGCGCAGGTCGACGCGCTGCTCGACGCCGTCGTCGAGGTGATGCTCGCCGTCCGCTGA
- a CDS encoding phosphatidate cytidylyltransferase produces MRLPEPGGDRPTEPRPPEPVPSAKKGLRQDFDARARAARADFEAQLKQRKAEFGARNEALTARTGRNLPAAIAIALAFAVVMLAALLIWKPAFMVVAAFLLGVAVYELASAMRFAGRDVPRVPSVLAAVGMVPAAFLGGQVAALFAIIGGIVLIAVWRLVEVALTREKPPAGHVVRDLTNGLFVQAYITLLGACIVLLSAQPRGELWVIAFILVVVAVDTGAYATGLNLGKHPMAPRISPKKTWEGFAGSVAASILVGIVVTWLMLGLPWWTGIVLGVLISGSATLGDLTESMIKRDLGIKDISSFLPGHGGLLDRIDSILPSAAVAYVLFLVVVH; encoded by the coding sequence ATGCGTCTCCCCGAGCCGGGCGGCGATCGCCCCACAGAACCGCGCCCTCCGGAACCGGTCCCGTCCGCGAAGAAGGGGCTCCGACAGGACTTCGACGCCCGTGCCCGCGCGGCGCGCGCCGACTTCGAGGCGCAGCTGAAGCAGCGCAAGGCGGAGTTCGGCGCACGCAACGAGGCACTGACCGCCCGGACGGGTCGGAACCTGCCGGCCGCGATCGCGATCGCCCTGGCGTTCGCCGTCGTCATGCTCGCCGCGCTCCTCATCTGGAAGCCGGCCTTCATGGTCGTGGCGGCGTTCCTGCTCGGTGTCGCCGTCTACGAACTGGCGAGTGCGATGCGCTTCGCGGGTCGCGACGTTCCCCGCGTGCCCAGCGTGCTGGCGGCGGTCGGCATGGTGCCGGCGGCGTTCCTCGGCGGTCAGGTGGCGGCGCTCTTCGCGATCATCGGCGGCATCGTCCTCATCGCGGTGTGGCGACTCGTCGAGGTCGCGCTCACGCGTGAGAAGCCCCCGGCCGGGCACGTCGTCCGCGACCTGACGAACGGGCTCTTCGTCCAGGCGTACATCACCCTGCTCGGCGCCTGCATCGTGCTGCTGTCCGCGCAGCCCCGCGGTGAGCTGTGGGTGATCGCGTTCATCCTGGTGGTCGTCGCCGTCGACACGGGGGCGTACGCGACCGGGCTGAACCTCGGCAAGCACCCGATGGCGCCGCGGATCAGCCCGAAGAAGACGTGGGAGGGGTTCGCCGGGTCCGTCGCGGCGAGCATCCTGGTCGGCATCGTCGTGACGTGGCTCATGCTGGGCCTGCCGTGGTGGACGGGCATCGTGCTCGGCGTGCTCATCTCGGGGTCGGCCACGCTCGGCGACCTGACCGAGTCGATGATCAAGCGCGACCTCGGCATCAAGGACATCTCGTCGTTCCTGCCCGGGCACGGCGGCCTGCTCGACCGCATCGACAGCATCCTGCCGTCCGCTGCCGTCGCGTACGTGCTGTTCCTCGTCGTCGTGCACTGA
- the frr gene encoding ribosome recycling factor produces MISDVLTEATEKMAKAVDVAKDDFATVRTGRINAALFQKIPVDYYGTPTPLAQLASLQTPEARTLIVTPYDKSALKEIERAIATFPNLGASPSNDGEIVRVTIPELTQDRRKEFVKLVRGKGEDHKVVIRNIRRRAKDDLDALKGEISDDEIARGDKDLETLTKKHVDQIDDALKKKEAELLEV; encoded by the coding sequence GTGATCAGTGATGTCCTGACCGAAGCCACCGAGAAGATGGCGAAGGCCGTCGACGTCGCCAAGGACGACTTCGCGACCGTCCGCACCGGACGCATCAACGCCGCCCTCTTCCAGAAGATCCCGGTCGACTACTACGGCACCCCGACGCCGCTCGCGCAGCTCGCGTCGCTCCAAACGCCCGAGGCGCGCACGCTCATCGTCACGCCGTACGACAAGTCGGCGCTCAAGGAGATCGAGCGCGCCATCGCGACGTTCCCGAACCTCGGTGCCAGCCCGTCGAACGACGGCGAGATCGTCCGCGTGACGATCCCCGAGCTCACGCAGGACCGCCGCAAGGAGTTCGTGAAGCTCGTGCGCGGCAAGGGTGAGGACCACAAGGTCGTCATCCGCAACATCCGTCGCCGCGCGAAGGACGACCTCGACGCCCTGAAGGGCGAGATCTCCGACGACGAGATCGCCCGCGGTGACAAGGACCTCGAGACCCTGACGAAGAAGCACGTCGACCAGATCGACGACGCGCTGAAGAAGAAGGAAGCCGAACTCCTCGAGGTCTGA
- the pyrH gene encoding UMP kinase: protein MTNEKTGRRRVLLKLSGEAFGAGSLGVNPDVISTIAKEIAQAAQDVEVAIVVGGGNFFRGAELSQRGMDRGRADYMGMLGTVMNALALQDFLEQAGAATRVQSAISMTQVAEPYIPRRAERHLEKGRIVIFGAGAGLPYFSTDTVAAQRALEIDAHEVLVAKNGVDGVYTADPKKDATAEKLHHVTYQDALLQGLKVVDATAFSLCMDNGMPMHVFGMEGEGNVAAAIRGERIGTVVSN from the coding sequence ATGACGAACGAGAAGACCGGACGCCGCCGGGTCCTGCTGAAGCTGTCGGGGGAGGCGTTCGGGGCCGGGTCCCTCGGGGTGAACCCCGACGTCATCAGCACCATCGCCAAGGAGATCGCGCAGGCCGCGCAGGACGTCGAGGTCGCCATCGTGGTCGGCGGCGGCAACTTCTTCCGCGGGGCCGAGCTGTCCCAGCGCGGCATGGACCGCGGTCGTGCCGACTACATGGGCATGCTCGGCACCGTCATGAACGCCCTGGCGCTGCAGGACTTCCTCGAGCAGGCCGGTGCGGCGACGCGGGTGCAGTCCGCGATCAGCATGACCCAGGTCGCGGAGCCGTACATCCCGCGGCGTGCCGAGCGCCACCTCGAGAAGGGGCGCATCGTGATCTTCGGTGCCGGTGCGGGCCTGCCGTACTTCTCGACCGACACGGTCGCGGCGCAGCGTGCGCTCGAGATCGACGCGCACGAGGTCCTCGTCGCCAAGAACGGCGTGGACGGCGTGTACACCGCTGACCCGAAGAAGGACGCCACGGCCGAGAAGCTGCACCACGTGACGTACCAGGACGCACTGCTGCAGGGCCTCAAGGTCGTCGACGCCACCGCGTTCTCGCTCTGCATGGACAACGGCATGCCGATGCACGTCTTCGGCATGGAGGGCGAGGGCAACGTCGCTGCCGCGATCCGCGGGGAGCGGATCGGCACCGTCGTCAGCAACTGA
- the tsf gene encoding translation elongation factor Ts, which translates to MANYSLADVKKLREDLGAGMMDAKNALVEADGDYDKAVELLRIKGAKAVAKRDDRATSEGVVVATTEGGAATVVELASETDFVAKNEKFTTLADKVVAAVAAAGASDVEAGNAAPLDGKTVAEAIDEAAAALGEKLALRTVVRVEGDAFEVYLHKTSQDLPPQIAVVIAYAGSDAAEARSIAQHVAFANPTYLTRDEIPAEAIEKERATVEAITREEGKPEAALPKIVEGRLNAYRKQVALLEQDYAKDNKLSVAKAAENAGLTIQGFARVKVGA; encoded by the coding sequence ATGGCCAACTACAGCCTTGCTGACGTGAAGAAGCTCCGTGAGGACCTCGGGGCCGGCATGATGGACGCGAAGAACGCGCTCGTCGAGGCCGACGGCGACTACGACAAGGCCGTCGAGCTGCTCCGCATCAAGGGCGCGAAGGCCGTCGCCAAGCGCGACGACCGCGCGACCTCCGAGGGTGTCGTCGTCGCGACGACCGAGGGTGGCGCCGCCACCGTCGTCGAGCTCGCGAGCGAGACCGACTTCGTCGCCAAGAACGAGAAGTTCACCACCCTCGCCGACAAGGTCGTCGCCGCGGTCGCCGCCGCCGGTGCGTCCGACGTCGAGGCCGGCAACGCCGCGCCGCTGGACGGCAAGACGGTCGCCGAGGCGATCGACGAGGCCGCCGCCGCGCTGGGCGAGAAGCTCGCGCTGCGCACGGTCGTCCGTGTCGAGGGCGACGCCTTCGAGGTGTACCTCCACAAGACCAGCCAGGACCTGCCGCCGCAGATCGCCGTCGTCATCGCCTACGCGGGCTCCGACGCCGCCGAGGCGCGCTCGATCGCCCAGCACGTCGCGTTCGCGAACCCGACGTACCTGACCCGCGACGAGATCCCGGCCGAGGCCATCGAGAAGGAGCGTGCGACCGTCGAGGCGATCACGCGCGAGGAGGGCAAGCCGGAGGCAGCCCTGCCGAAGATCGTCGAGGGTCGCCTCAACGCCTACCGCAAGCAGGTCGCGCTCCTCGAGCAGGACTACGCGAAGGACAACAAGCTGTCCGTCGCGAAGGCCGCCGAGAACGCCGGTCTGACGATCCAGGGCTTCGCCCGCGTCAAGGTCGGCGCGTAA
- the rpsB gene encoding 30S ribosomal protein S2 encodes MAVVTIRQLLDSGVHFGHQTRRWNPKVKRFILAERSGIHIIDLQQSLAYIDRAYDFVKETVAHGGTILFVGTKKQAQGSIAEQATRVGQPYVNQRWLGGLLTNFQTVSKRLARMKELEEIDFDDTTKGFTKKELLIKKRELDKLHKTLGGIRNLTRTPSALWVVDTKKEHLAIDEAQKLGIPVIGILDTNCDPDEITYPIPGNDDAIRSVGLLTRIVADAAAEGLKTRHNGGDEEAAEPLAEWEQELLAGQTQGEGATVEENDADAQVAAKEIGEPIAEGDKNAEPTAEAEAASETTPAE; translated from the coding sequence ATGGCCGTCGTCACCATCCGCCAGCTGCTCGACAGCGGCGTCCACTTCGGACACCAGACCCGTCGGTGGAACCCGAAGGTGAAGCGCTTCATCCTCGCCGAGCGCTCGGGCATCCACATCATCGACCTGCAGCAGTCGCTGGCCTACATCGACCGTGCGTACGACTTCGTCAAGGAGACGGTCGCGCACGGTGGCACGATCCTCTTCGTGGGCACCAAGAAGCAGGCGCAGGGCTCCATCGCCGAGCAGGCGACCCGCGTCGGCCAGCCGTACGTCAACCAGCGTTGGCTCGGCGGTCTGCTCACGAACTTCCAGACGGTCTCCAAGCGTCTCGCGCGCATGAAGGAGCTCGAGGAGATCGACTTCGACGACACGACGAAGGGCTTCACCAAGAAGGAGCTCCTCATCAAGAAGCGCGAGCTGGACAAGCTCCACAAGACCCTCGGTGGCATCCGCAACCTCACGCGGACCCCGAGCGCGCTCTGGGTCGTCGACACCAAGAAGGAGCACCTCGCGATCGACGAGGCGCAGAAGCTCGGGATCCCGGTCATCGGCATCCTCGACACCAACTGCGACCCCGACGAGATCACGTACCCGATCCCGGGCAACGACGACGCGATCCGCTCCGTCGGTCTCCTGACCCGCATCGTCGCCGACGCCGCGGCCGAGGGCCTGAAGACCCGCCACAACGGTGGCGACGAGGAAGCGGCCGAGCCGCTGGCCGAGTGGGAGCAGGAGCTCCTCGCGGGCCAGACCCAGGGCGAGGGCGCGACCGTCGAGGAGAACGACGCCGACGCGCAGGTCGCCGCCAAGGAGATCGGTGAGCCGATCGCCGAGGGTGACAAGAACGCGGAGCCGACGGCCGAAGCCGAGGCCGCGTCGGAGACCACCCCCGCCGAGTGA
- a CDS encoding sugar porter family MFS transporter, which produces MSNTSTQHGEDRAFKGKVTLFAIAAAVGGFLFGFDSSVINGAVDAIKGEFGLSEAASGFAVASALIGCAFGAYFAGRLADRWGRTRVMFWAAVLFFVSSIGSAFAFATWDLVIWRLVGGLGIGTASVIAPAYISEVSPKAIRGRLASFQQLAITLGIFAALLSDQIFAVTAGGASEQVLGLAAWRWMFLVGVVPSVVYGVLAITLPESPRFLLSKGRTDDARDVMGKIVPRDTVNTSLEEIQDGIKKEANEKKGSIRGNRFGLQPIVWVGIILAVLQQFVGINVIFYYSTTLWQAVGFKESDSFLISTITSVVNVAVTFIAIFTVDKLGRKPLLVAGSSGMFVSLTMVAIAFSQATIVDGAPSLPGSWGIIALIFANLFVVSFGATWGPLMWVLLGEMFPNRIRATALGVGSAANWIANFLVTISFPVLSGFNLTVTYGIYALFALLSLFFVIAKIPETKGRSLEEMGITAEGDTVAAK; this is translated from the coding sequence GTGTCGAACACGTCCACCCAGCACGGCGAGGACCGTGCGTTCAAGGGGAAGGTCACCCTGTTCGCCATCGCGGCGGCAGTCGGCGGCTTCCTCTTCGGATTCGACTCCTCCGTCATCAACGGAGCCGTCGACGCGATCAAGGGCGAGTTCGGCCTGTCCGAGGCCGCCAGCGGCTTCGCGGTCGCCTCCGCGCTCATCGGCTGCGCGTTCGGTGCCTACTTCGCCGGTCGCCTGGCCGACCGGTGGGGTCGCACCCGCGTGATGTTCTGGGCCGCCGTGCTGTTCTTCGTCAGCTCGATCGGCTCGGCCTTCGCGTTCGCGACCTGGGACCTCGTCATCTGGCGTCTGGTCGGCGGTCTCGGCATCGGCACCGCGTCGGTCATCGCCCCCGCGTACATCTCCGAGGTCTCCCCGAAGGCGATCCGCGGCCGTCTGGCGTCGTTCCAGCAGCTCGCCATCACGCTCGGCATCTTCGCCGCGCTGCTCTCCGACCAGATCTTCGCGGTGACCGCCGGTGGCGCCTCGGAGCAGGTCCTCGGCCTCGCTGCCTGGCGCTGGATGTTCCTGGTCGGCGTCGTGCCGTCGGTCGTCTACGGCGTGCTCGCGATCACGCTGCCGGAGTCCCCGCGCTTCCTGCTGTCGAAGGGCCGCACCGACGACGCCCGTGACGTGATGGGCAAGATCGTCCCGCGCGACACCGTGAACACCAGCCTGGAGGAGATCCAGGACGGCATCAAGAAGGAAGCGAACGAGAAGAAGGGCTCCATCCGGGGCAACCGCTTCGGCCTGCAGCCCATCGTCTGGGTCGGCATCATCCTCGCCGTGCTCCAGCAGTTCGTCGGGATCAACGTGATCTTCTACTACTCGACGACGCTCTGGCAGGCTGTCGGGTTCAAGGAGAGCGACTCGTTCCTCATCTCGACGATCACCTCCGTCGTCAACGTGGCGGTCACGTTCATCGCGATCTTCACGGTCGACAAGCTCGGCCGGAAGCCGCTGCTCGTCGCCGGCTCGTCCGGCATGTTCGTCTCGCTGACCATGGTCGCGATCGCGTTCTCGCAGGCGACCATCGTCGACGGCGCTCCGAGCCTGCCCGGCTCGTGGGGCATCATCGCGCTGATCTTCGCGAACCTGTTCGTCGTGTCGTTCGGCGCCACCTGGGGCCCGCTCATGTGGGTCCTGCTCGGCGAGATGTTCCCGAACCGCATCCGTGCGACCGCGCTCGGTGTCGGCTCGGCCGCCAACTGGATCGCGAACTTCCTCGTCACGATCTCCTTCCCGGTCCTGTCCGGCTTCAACCTGACGGTCACGTACGGCATCTACGCGCTGTTCGCCCTGCTCTCGCTGTTCTTCGTCATCGCGAAGATCCCGGAGACGAAGGGCCGCTCCCTCGAGGAGATGGGCATCACGGCCGAGGGTGACACGGTCGCCGCCAAGTAG
- a CDS encoding M23 family metallopeptidase, which translates to MRRSPLIPRPRRRVGLIVLLLALVVALVGPLLPVRPAAVGAETVQEAPVWVGRAVEVADEAPSSPWVWPTGTREVVRPWEAPASDYAAGHGGIDLAAPLGTPAVAVADGTVSFAGQVAGRGVVTIDHGDGLLSTLDSVEPSVRTGDTVEQGAAVGVVTVGHCPAVAACVHLGARVDGRYVDPLPFLPPAAWPVLLPESAWPG; encoded by the coding sequence ATGCGTCGGTCACCGCTCATCCCCCGGCCCCGACGACGGGTCGGGCTCATCGTCCTGCTGCTCGCACTCGTCGTCGCGCTCGTGGGCCCGCTCCTGCCGGTGCGACCGGCGGCGGTCGGGGCGGAGACGGTCCAGGAGGCTCCGGTCTGGGTGGGCCGAGCGGTCGAGGTCGCCGACGAGGCTCCTTCGTCCCCATGGGTGTGGCCGACCGGCACGCGCGAGGTGGTCCGACCGTGGGAGGCACCAGCGAGCGACTACGCGGCCGGGCACGGCGGCATCGACCTGGCCGCGCCCCTCGGGACGCCCGCGGTCGCGGTGGCGGACGGCACGGTGTCCTTCGCCGGCCAGGTCGCCGGCCGCGGTGTGGTGACGATCGACCACGGCGACGGCCTCCTCAGCACGCTGGACTCGGTCGAGCCCTCGGTGAGGACGGGCGACACCGTCGAGCAGGGTGCGGCGGTCGGGGTCGTCACGGTCGGCCACTGTCCCGCCGTCGCCGCGTGCGTGCACCTCGGCGCCAGGGTCGACGGCCGGTACGTCGATCCGCTGCCGTTCCTGCCGCCGGCTGCCTGGCCCGTGCTGCTCCCCGAGTCGGCCTGGCCGGGGTGA
- a CDS encoding tyrosine recombinase XerC: protein MEAQTDGRLVAAVESFLGHVRGARGLSEQTVRAYANDLDRLVQFAAERGIDAARGLGLELLRDWLWDADQRGLARSTIARRSSSVRAFTRWASESGLLDTDPAARLRAPKGAGHLPRVVSTDQVRTVLDGLAARAETDDPGALRDLAVVELLYAAGIRVSELVGMDVDDLDRSRLTVRVLGKGGKERVVPFGVPARDALKAWLDRGRPALAARAAGTAGNAGADETARTTGTARGAGTARAAGAAGAALFLGDRGGRLGVRSVYRVVARALEDLPGAGPSGPHTFRHTAATHLLDGGADLRAVQELLGHASLGTTQVYTHVSSGRLREVYRTAHPRA, encoded by the coding sequence GTGGAGGCGCAGACGGACGGACGGCTCGTGGCGGCGGTGGAGTCGTTCCTCGGCCACGTCCGCGGCGCACGCGGGCTCAGCGAGCAGACCGTGCGGGCCTACGCGAACGACCTCGACCGGCTGGTGCAGTTCGCCGCAGAGCGGGGGATCGATGCCGCCCGCGGCCTCGGTCTCGAGCTCCTGCGTGACTGGCTCTGGGACGCCGACCAGCGCGGGCTCGCCCGGTCGACGATCGCCCGCCGGTCGTCCTCGGTCCGTGCGTTCACCCGGTGGGCGAGCGAGAGCGGACTGCTCGACACCGACCCGGCCGCCCGACTCCGGGCACCGAAGGGGGCCGGGCACCTGCCGCGTGTCGTCTCGACGGACCAGGTCCGGACGGTGCTCGACGGCCTCGCTGCCCGGGCGGAGACGGACGACCCGGGAGCGCTCCGGGACCTGGCGGTCGTCGAGCTGCTGTACGCCGCCGGGATCCGGGTGAGCGAGCTCGTCGGGATGGACGTCGACGACCTCGACCGGTCCCGACTGACCGTCCGGGTGCTCGGCAAGGGCGGGAAGGAGCGCGTCGTGCCCTTCGGCGTGCCGGCGCGGGACGCCCTCAAGGCGTGGCTCGACCGTGGACGCCCGGCCTTGGCTGCGCGAGCCGCCGGGACTGCCGGGAACGCTGGAGCAGACGAGACTGCCCGAACAACGGGGACGGCGCGAGGCGCGGGAACCGCCCGAGCCGCCGGAGCCGCTGGCGCCGCCCTCTTCCTCGGTGATCGGGGCGGCAGGCTCGGCGTCCGGAGCGTGTACCGCGTGGTCGCGCGGGCACTCGAGGACCTGCCCGGTGCGGGACCGAGCGGGCCGCACACGTTCCGGCACACCGCGGCCACGCACCTGCTCGACGGGGGAGCGGACCTCCGCGCCGTGCAGGAGCTCCTCGGACACGCGAGCCTCGGGACGACGCAGGTCTACACGCACGTGTCGTCGGGACGTCTCCGCGAGGTGTACCGGACGGCGCACCCCCGCGCCTGA